A region of Candidatus Woesearchaeota archaeon DNA encodes the following proteins:
- a CDS encoding ABC transporter ATP-binding protein, whose translation MDAIIQLQDVWKIYKMGEVEVPALRGLNIDVKKGEMLIIVGKSGSGKSTSLNMIGCLDLPTRGKILLDGKDISKMHESDLAQIRGKKIGFIFQDFDLIPSLTALENVMLPMTFQNVPKSKAMQRAVELLYKMGLGDRLDHKPSEMSGGEQQRVAIARALVNDPEILLADEPTGNLDSKTGTTVVDELINLNKKMKKTIIIVTHDLSLTKYGDRIVKLIDGHVEKEVKG comes from the coding sequence TCCAGCATTAAGAGGATTAAATATTGATGTTAAAAAAGGTGAGATGTTAATTATAGTTGGAAAATCTGGCTCTGGAAAATCCACTTCTTTGAATATGATTGGCTGTTTAGATTTACCAACAAGAGGAAAGATTTTACTTGATGGAAAAGATATTTCAAAAATGCATGAATCAGATTTAGCACAAATAAGAGGGAAAAAAATTGGATTTATATTCCAAGATTTTGATTTAATTCCTTCTTTAACTGCATTAGAAAATGTTATGTTACCTATGACCTTTCAAAATGTTCCTAAGAGTAAAGCAATGCAAAGGGCAGTTGAATTACTATATAAAATGGGTTTAGGGGATAGATTAGACCATAAACCAAGTGAAATGTCTGGTGGAGAACAACAAAGAGTTGCAATTGCGAGAGCTTTAGTTAATGATCCTGAGATTTTGTTGGCTGATGAACCTACAGGAAATTTAGACTCTAAAACAGGAACTACAGTTGTAGATGAATTAATAAATTTAAATAAAAAAATGAAAAAAACAATAATAATAGTTACACATGATTTATCATTAACAAAATATGGAGATAGAATAGTAAAATTAATTGATGGACATGTTGAAAAGGAGGTCAAAGGATGA